A genomic window from Brassica oleracea var. oleracea cultivar TO1000 chromosome C8, BOL, whole genome shotgun sequence includes:
- the LOC106308718 gene encoding uncharacterized protein LOC106308718 — protein sequence MTSRRLQKAIENQTLELKIISANDVRYIDGKDKMDVYAVVSMKDDYTQTKQAAKTPIDYDGGCNPTWSHTVKFSVNEKAAGEGLLTVNVKLYSYWLEGEDDLYLGEVSVSLQELLAYNPLPPFANGDVNKMKLVTYPIKTIEEAKRNAKLSFSCRFNSVKDIYPNPGPTGSCQPVIYSPQLHTTTVTKLTLELVIKCAKDIEKVTNILDEMDVYALVTIRDGKKSVKHKSSTPAVFCAYQNPKWDHAVEFSLDEPLARDGSLTLFVELMSLRPFLGDKQIGHVNVSIQELLRLKPPLTNGDSDSNDMMLVTESVSGSYGKKGTLSFAYRFLAEQVTLLKPSPSTNRLPVSYQTQQQQSQPPP from the coding sequence ATGACTTCACGACGGTTGCAAAAAGCGATAGAGAACCAAACTCTTGAGCTCAAAATCATATCAGCCAATGATGTCAGATATATCGATGGTAAGGACAAGATGGACGTGTACGCCGTCGTTTCAATGAAAGACGACTATACTCAAACGAAACAAGCGGCCAAAACACCCATTGACTACGATGGTGGTTGCAACCCGACTTGGAGTCACACCGTTAAGTTCTCCGTCAACGAGAAAGCAGCTGGTGAAGGCCTATTGACCGTTAACGTCAAGTTATATAGCTATTGGCTCGAAGGAGAGGACGATCTTTACTTGGGAGAAGTCAGCGTGTCTCTCCAAGAGCTTCTTGCCTACAATCCGCTTCCACCATTTGCTAACGGTGACGTCAATAAAATGAAGTTGGTGACTTATCCTATCAAAACCATAGAGGAAGCAAAACGAAATGCAAAGCTGAGCTTCTCATGCCGGTTCAACTCGGTTAAAGATATTTATCCAAATCCGGGTCCAACGGGATCATGTCAGCCAGTCATATATTCACCTCAGTTACATACCACCACGGTGACAAAACTAACCTTAGAGCTCGTGATCAAATGTGCTAAGGATATAGAGAAAGTCACCAATATCCTCGACGAGATGGACGTATATGCTTTGGTTACAATCCGTGACGGTAAGAAAAGTGTTAAGCATAAGAGCAGTACGCCTGCTGTTTTCTGCGCCTATCAAAACCCAAAGTGGGACCACGCCGTTGAGTTCTCCCTCGACGAGCCGTTAGCTAGAGACGGGAGTTTGACGCTATTCGTTGAACTGATGAGTCTCCGACCTTTCTTGGGAGACAAGCAAATAGGACATGTCAACGTCTCGATCCAGGAGCTTTTACGTTTGAAACCGCCGTTAACAAACGGTGATAGTGATAGTAACGATATGATGTTAGTGACCGAGAGTGTTTCAGGTTCGTATGGCAAAAAAGGAACGTTGAGCTTTGCTTATAGGTTTCTTGCGGAGCAGGTTACACTTCTCAAGCCATCACCATCCACAAACCGTCTACCCGTCTCATATCAGACACAACAACAACAATCCCAACCACCACCATAG